A stretch of Deltaproteobacteria bacterium DNA encodes these proteins:
- a CDS encoding Fe-S-containing hydro-lyase, with product MTEPVRLTTPLTSADLEPLQIGDRVLLSGVIYTGRDAAHKRLLALLEAGEKLPFDIRGQIIYYVGPSPARPGMAVGAAGPTTSYRMDDYAPKLLQQGLKGMIGKGGRSQAVRDAMVRYQAVYWAAIGGAGALMAQAIKKAEIIAYEDLGPEAIRRLQVEDFPVIVVNDVRGNDLYEQGVRQYATVD from the coding sequence GACTTACCACTCCTTTGACCAGCGCGGATCTGGAGCCGCTGCAAATCGGCGACCGGGTGCTGCTCAGCGGCGTAATCTACACTGGCAGAGACGCAGCTCACAAGCGGTTGCTTGCTTTGCTCGAGGCGGGAGAAAAACTCCCCTTTGATATTCGCGGCCAGATCATTTACTATGTGGGACCGTCGCCGGCTCGCCCCGGCATGGCAGTAGGAGCGGCGGGTCCTACCACGAGTTATCGCATGGACGATTACGCCCCGAAACTGCTCCAACAGGGTCTTAAAGGCATGATAGGCAAGGGCGGCAGGAGCCAGGCTGTAAGAGATGCCATGGTTCGCTACCAGGCTGTCTATTGGGCAGCCATCGGCGGAGCCGGCGCTTTGATGGCCCAGGCAATCAAGAAAGCGGAGATTATTGCCTATGAGGACCTTGGACCAGAAGCAATTCGCAGACTGCAAGTTGAGGACTTTCCTGTAATTGTAGTAAATGATGTGCGAGGCAATGATCTCTACGAACAGGGAGTAAGACAGTACGCCACCGTGGACTGA